TTATAAGATATGATATATTTGTCACATATATGTACCGACAGATGTAGCCTATTGAATATGATAAAATATGCATTAAATGCATCCTCCAATTGTAAAGTCTGTCTATGCCTATACAGGAGACAGTGTTGAGAGCAACAGCATGAAGAGAGCAAAGAGGTCTCACCACCGCCACTTCTCTCAGAACAGTTAAGATTAGAGTCTTAAAATAAGTTGTAACAGTAAATTGGATCAAATGAAGAAAGTGTAGAACACTATTGTAATCCTATTGTTTCTCATTGTGAGAAAACTGTGCAGAGGAAAGGGAGTGTTTATAGAATGTTAGCCTCTCTTTACTTTACATATCACTGTGCACCTTGtctgttttggtgtgttttgtTAGCTTCTAATGTAAAGATATTCAAATCTAatctaatcaaattttatttgtcacatacacatggttagcagatgttaatgcgagtgtagcgaaatgcttgtgcttctagttccgacaatgcagtaataaccaacaagtaatctagctaacaattccaaaactactaccttatagacacaataTATTGAGATGACCTTGGATTTTCAGTTAATGTTAAATATCTTCTGTGAGGCTTCTCAttttaaaaacaaacattttatagTTTAACAGTTGACATGGTGGTACTGCTTCCCTCTCAGCCTGGTCTAACTCTTTCTGTGGGGAGAGTTTCAACTGGTCAGCTTAAAAACACACCAActgtatacacacaggagagaagccttactcctgctctttGGATGGCTGGGCGTATAACacgaacatctagcaacccaaaggttgcatgtttgaatctcatcacagatGACTTTAGCTTATTTTAGCTAATAAGCAACTTTGCAACGTCTTACTCCTTTTTAGatactacttagcatgttagcttagCAAGCCGCTCCTTAGCATGTTAGCTTAGCATGCCGCTCCTTAGCATGTTAGCTTAGCATGCCACTCCTTAGCATGTTAGCTTAGCATGCCGCTCCTTAGCATGTTAGCTTAGCATGCCGCTCCTTAGCATGTTAGCTTAGCATGCCGCGCCTTAGCACGTTAGCTAAAAgtttttcccctaaccctaaacttaacccaaagcatagccacctagctagcattagcaacaataaattgtaattcgtaacatattgaacatttgtaacatattttacaaattccaattcataacatatcatataaATTGTAATTTATACGTCCTACAATTTCTATTctacattacatgaccaaaagtatgtggacacctgcgcatcgaacatctcattccaaaaacatgggtattaatatggagttggtcccccttttgccgCTATAACAGGCTCTTccgggaaggctttccaccagatgttggaacattactgtggGCACTTGCTTTCATTCGGGTTGTCCCTCTAAAGTTCTCTGTGGGAATGAACTAGTAGACAcgacatgtatcagatagagatgatCAGTTTTCAACATTAGTTTGGGGGGATTATTTTTGCTATTAAACAACTGTTTAATGATACACAGGTTATGAAACTACTACGTGTGTTTATTAAGTTATCttttaaaaacatttgttttagtCATTGATAATGAATGTGTTTGGATAACTGCATAAGTTAAGTTAATTGATCTGCTAATTAAAAATAAAGTTACATGAATTTGTACTGGTCAAACTCTTCTGTTTTGTATTCAGTTCTTCCATTatagatctgacagtatgaatggttcttatggttgtattcagttcttcatattagatctgacagtatgaatggttcttatggttgtattcagttcttcatattagatctgacagtatgaatggttcttatggtcTGAGTGCCTGGAGTGTTTTGGTATGACTACAGTCAGGAGTTCTCTCTGACGCTGTGATGTCACCAGGACAGAACCACATGTCTCTATAACACTCCAGGCCAGGTGGCAGTGATGCGCCTTTAACGTTGGTCTGAACAACACCAATAAACATCAAACAAGAAGAACGCACTCTCAGTGATCATGCCCCCTCCCCATGCTGCAAAGCAATCGAGAGCAATAGTAAtggtctttttgtaggcactaaaaggtctgtggtaaacacaggcttagatCTCATACGTTTTCTATGAGttaatcttcatcagctaacatCACTTTTTTTGCATTTTGCTGCAGTTATGTATCATATAAAGCACATAAAATGCTTCATAGTTCATACAGGTCCTGTTAAATGACTGATATGATCTcgtagaacaaaacgtataagatctcctaagcctgtgttaaaacttgttatggaggtggtccctgcacagggacagctcagcggaaatttcagagcgccacctatagtactcgagtatagtactcgataaatctcaaactttcataaaaatacacatgcaaggtactgaattaaagctacactcgttgtgaatctagccaccaagtcagatttgtaaaatgcttttcggcgaaagcatgagaagctattatctgatagcatgcacccccccaaaataccagcacgacacgtaaacaacagattttgcggtagccggcgctacccaaaacgcagaaataaaatataaaacattcattaccttggacgagcttctttgttggcactcctatatgtcccataaacatcacaattgggtctttttcccgattaaatccgtcattgtatacccaaaatgtcatttgctgaaggccagtctgatgctgcaaaaagcccatttacaagacgcaacgtcactttttaaaattacaaaagtcgcctataaacttttacaaatcacttcaaacgacttttctaaaccaactgtaggtattaataaacgttaatgatgtatcaaattgatcacggggcgatctgtattcgatagcagcaagtctggaaatcatcgtccattttttcagtttcacaacatactgtggtgcgcctcaagaaaggaggggcttattcgtgttgtaaccaaggataaatgtgtggaagctgtaggcgtttacagggggtcctcatttattttaggtcgcctttaacaatacattgaatggcggacaaatattttgtttttggtaaacagttttaccagggatttttactcctaaacacgttctgttatagccacagacccgatttaaccagttttagaaacttcagagtgttttctatccacacatacttatcatatgcatatactatattcttggcatgagtagcaggactttgaaatgttgcgcgatttttaacaaaaagctgcgaaaattcgcatcatccataacaggttttaacctCAGACTTTATTTCCTGGATTCAGCCCAAACTATATTCTTTCCCCATAGAGATGGCTCAACTCCTTTCCAGTCTTTAGGACCACATATGCTGGTGAGTTCTATAAAAGATCACACAGCGAGTGCACACAATCAAACATTTGTAAGTACTTTTAATCCAACAAAATGATGAATACACTTGGTTTCATTGCACAATATCATTTTTATTGAACTGTTATTTAATAAGAAACATTTAAGTATTTTCTACTGCAAAACATCTATTTGTGTGCATTGTAGCAATTACTGGTGGCTAGCCATTTGGCTTGTCCCCATGGTGATGTGTAAAGGTGTAGTGACATGTTTTGAGTAGATAAACATGTCAATTAGAAATTAACATTGTATTTTCTGTATAGATAACCCAAAAAACAAAGGTTGACCAGCACAAAATCATGTAGAATGTTTATTTTTCATTAGCAGATAAattaagttcattacagttatccAAATGTATTAATTATCAATTACTATAATAATGAATCTAGTTTTAAAAGACAATTTAATAAACAGGGAAGTCATTTCATAGCCTGTGTATCATTAAACAAAAGTCATTATGTAGTAAAAAATAATCCACCCAAAGTAATggtgaaaactgatcatcacaccatctctatctgatacatgtgtctaccagctcattcccacagaaaacggatcatcacaccatctctatcggATACATGTGTCTACTAGCTCATTCCCAACAgagaactgatcatcacaccatctctatctgatacatgtgtCTACTAGCTCATTCCCAACAgagaactgatcatcacaccatctctatctgatacatgttgtctaccagctcattcccaacagagaactgatcatcacaccatctctatctgatacatgttgtctACTAGCTCATTCCCAACAgagaactgatcatcacaccatctctatctgatacatgttgtctaccagctcattcccaacagagaactgatcatcacaccatctctatctgatacatgtgtCTACTAGCTCATTCCCAACAgagaactgatcatcacaccatctctatctgatacatgttgtctaccagctcattcccaacagagaactgatcatcacaccatctctatctgatacatgtgtCTACTAGCTCATTCCCAACAGAGAACTGCAGAGGGACAACTTGGTGTCAGAGCAAAACCATACCACTCAATTtagtatgttatgttacattgGCCTATGAATGTAATACGATTTCTAAGATgtatgaattacaattcgtacaatatgttacgaatttgcgaTACGTATGATATTTTACAAATTCCATTTTGTTGTTGCTAACATTAATTAACATGctaagtacactatatatacacacaaaatagtggatttggctacttcagccacacctgttgctgacaggagtataaaatcgagcacacggccatgcaatctccatagacaaacattggaagtagaatggccttactgatactgaagagctcagtgactttcaatgtggcaccgtcataggatgccacttttccaacaagtcagttcgtcatgTTTCttccttgctagagctgccctgttaaactgtaagtgctgttattatgaaaacatctaggagcaagaATGGCTCAACcacgaagtggtaagccacacaagctcaaaaaACGGGACCACCGAGAGCGGAAGCGCTTAGCACGTAAAAATTGCCTGTcctatcgagttccaaactgcttctggaagcaacagaagaactgttcatcgggagcttcatgaaatgggtttccatggccgagtagccgcacacaagactaagatcaccatgcgcaatgccaagcattggctggaggggtgtaaagctcgccgctattggactctgaagcagtgtaaacgtgttgtctggagtgatgaatcactcttcatcatctggcagtcccaCAGAAAAATCTGTGTTTGGTGAATGCCAGgcaaacgctacctgccccaatgcatagtggcaactgtaaagtttggtggaggaataatggtgtggggctgtttttcatggttcgggctaggctccatagttccagtgaagggaaatcttaacgtgcaatgacattatagatgattctgtgctgCCAACTTTGTGGcaccagtttggggaaggccctttcctgtttcagcgtgaCAATGCCCCCGAGCACAAATAgacgtccatacagaaatggtgtgTCAAAAAACGGtttgaaagaacttgactggcctgcacagagccctgatctcaaccccatcacacctttgggatgaattggaatatcgactgcgagccaggcctaatcgcccaacatcagtgcccaacctcactaatgcgtCTGAATGGAAGCACGTTCCCGTAGCAATGTTACaacttctagtggaaagccttcccaggagagtgggggctgttatagcagcaatgttcaaacatctagtggaaagccttcccagaagagtgggggctgttatagcagcaaaagggggaccaggTCCATATTAagggccatgattttggaatgagatgttccacgagcaggtgcccacatacttttgtccaTGTAGTGTAGTTGGAAAAGGTGCTTATTAGTTCAAATGcaaaagttgtccatgatgagattcgaacatgAAACCTTTGGGTTGCAAGACGTTCATGTTATATGCCTTTGGGTTGCAATACGTTCATGTTATATGCCTTTGGGTTGCAAGACGTTCATGTTATATGCCTTTGGGTTGCAATACGTTCATGTTATATGCCTTTGGGTTGCAAGACGTTCATGTTATATGCCTTTGGGTTGCAATACGTTCATGTTATATGCCTTTGGGTTGCAAGACGTTCATGTTATATGCCTTTGGGTTGCAAGACGTTCATGTTATATGCCTTTGGGTTGCAAGACGTTCATGTTATATGCCTTTGGGTTGCAATACGTTCATGTTATATGCCTTTGGGTTGCAAGACGTTCATGTTATATGCAGACCCATCTATCCACCCTCCTTTTGGTTTGTCCTAAAGGGACATttcttcatattcatcatctccagcaccaccacaacatcaacACATGTGCAAATGGCTCATTAAAAAAAAGGATGGACTTTCCAATGACATGATTCTATAAACGCACTCTTTCCTCTTCACAGTTCCCTCGCAGTGAGAAACAATATGATTACAGTAGTGTTACTCTTTCTTAATGTTATCAAATTCACTGTTACCACTTCTTTTATGAGATGAGGATTAATTGATGGAGTGACTTTAATCTTAGCTGGTCTGAGAGAAGTGATGAGGCTTCTCTCCTTTATGTATACATTGATGTGTTTTTAAGGTAGCCAATCgggtgaaactcttcccacagtcagagcagaaataaggcttctctcctgtgtgtcttctttgatgaacttttagctcagttgatgttgtgaagcacttcccacagtcagagcaggagtaaggcttctctcctttatgtatacgttggtgtgtttttaagtTGCTCTGATTtgaaaaactcttcccacagtcagagcacgcgtaaggcttctctcctgtgtgtattcgttGGTGTGACTTTAAGCCGCTCTGTTGAAAAAAGTTCATCCCACATTCAGAGCagtagtaaggcttctctcctgtgtgtattcgctgGTGACATATTAAGTGGCCctgttgagagaaactcttcccacagtcagagcagcagtaaggcttctctcctgtgtgtgttctccgaTGAACTCTTAGCTCAACTGATCTTGTGaaacattttccacagtcagagcagaagtaatgcttctctcctgtatgtataagTTGGTGTGACTTTAAGCTGCTCTGCTGAGAGAAAAtcgccccacagtcagagcaggagtaaggcttctctcccgtgtgtacACGTTGGTGTTTTTTTAAGCTGCTTGATGAGGTGAAACtgttcccacagtcagagcaggagtaaggcttctctcctgtgtgcataagttggtgtgtttttaagctgctctgttgagagaaactctccccacagtcagagcaggagtaaggcttctctcctgtatgtatacgttggtgtgtttttaagtTGCTCTGATGCGAGAAACTctccccacagtcagagcaggagtaaggtttTTCTCCAGTGTGCACTCGTCGATGAACTGTCAGAGCCTGTGATGttgtgaaactcttcccacagtcagtgcAGGAATACAgattctcccctgtgtgtatttgtAGGTGTATTTTTAGCTTTGATAGAATTGGGAAAATCTCCTCACAATGTGGGCAGTGGTGAGACCTGTTTGCTCTGTGATCTTCCTGCTGTTGCTCTCTGGATGTAGAGAATGTCTCAACAtggtctcctgtgtgaacaacatcagaagaaccagtcagtcaattttttaaaattttaaaacgtttatttttccatatatatgTGTTGAAATAAAATCAGCTATATGGAGGCTACTGAGCTTGTCCGATTTAAAAATGAAGACACATAAAATACTCAAGAGAGAGCTAGAAATAAATATTGCCTAACcagaagtaaaaaaaaatctgttcccGACTCTCCTTCTCCCGCTGGCCTTCTGTTATGCTCCTGACGTTGCCGgtcggcaaccttttccatttggagtgcgaAGGTATAGTACCATTTCTACTGATTTGCCAGTTGTGATTTTCATGTGTACATTTTCATGGAACGGTTTCATTCATAATAAAGTTTTCATATCTCAAATCAATGTCAcgtggttaatcaaaattctatcaaaatgatacaaatctaaaagtaacttctattgtcAATATGTAAAACTAGCTttcataaagccaacaaataaaaacattgcagcgtgcaggtagaaaatatcctgctGAAAATAGTTATCCTATCAATCAAATTGGCTGCACATGGTCTGTCTGGAAGACAttttaaacattgtatcaactattaattTGGTGTGGCCTGTGCTAgaaaacttgcaacattgtataaaatattttggGCCCTTAGAGTTGCCAGCaagctccagacagacagacagacacagctgtaggctatttgcacaagggataagaagtaagaTGTTTCCACCGAATCAAAGCATGACATTTTTTCCCCTTTCATATTGAGTTGTTATCAAAAGGGAGAGAACTGGATTTTTTGTAgaaacagactttgtttacttgctgtttgagatTAACATTTTTTATACGAGAAACTCCACAGTGACGGTGAGTTAAGACAAACAGAAATATTATCAGATTCACTCAGACAAATGTCTCGTGTGTCATACAAGttttatatacacagtaccagtcaaatgtttggacacacctacttattcaagggtttttctttatttttactattttctacattgtagaataaaacatcaaaactataaaataacaaatatggaatcatgtagtaaccaaaaaaagtgaatATTATGAGTCacatcatcctccactcactatcacaagggttagtaactacacagactcatttcatatcatcctccactcactatcacaagggttagtaactacacagactaatTTCATATCATCCCCAAAttactatcacaagggttagtaactacacagactcatttcatataatcctccactcactatcacaagggttagtaacaacagactcatttcatatcatcctccactcactatcacaagggttagtaactacagactcatttcatataatcctccactcactatcacaagggttagtaacaacagactcatttcatatcatcctccacttaCTAttacaagggttagtaactacacagactaatttcatatcatcctccactcactatcacaagggttagtaactacacagactcatttcatatcatcatccactcactatcacaagggttagaaaCTACAGGCTCATTTCATAGAACTTGTTCAAGGATCTCTGATGTCAGATTTACAGAATTAAACCTATCAATAACTTATGGAGGTCTAACTTATGAAGATAATTTATAGATAGAACCTGCTCTTACCATCATAAACAGATTTCctaatcttctcctcctcttcttcatctttaatgttgacattcagctccagtgtttgactgcagtcttccagcttcactgatgccatctctggatcctgcagtacaaactgggctccactgtcaccattaggacccagtgactgtagattgggtttgtcctcactgttgatgttaccgGCCTCAGACATAATCGGAGTTGGCCTGTAGTAATGAAGAGAAAATGGCCCCCCCAAAAAGTTATTGTCTTGAGAGTTCTGGTGTTTTCTTTATTCTCTAAAAATGATATTAGATCAGGTAGCTAAACATTGAAAACAAAACCATTTATTCATTTCACAttgcacactttaaattacagCGCTCATAACCTATAGTAGATTTACTAAATTCACATAAATGCATAAATGACTCAAAAACCATTTAGTACAAGGTTGCAGTATGTTTCAGGCAGCACTATGTACTATTTTCCTGAATAACCTTGTCTTCTCTGTATTATTTAACTCCAATTGTATTTCCCGTTCATACGATAGAAACATTTATAGATAAAGATGGAAAcaactgaatgtgtctgaatatttTTACACATGTAGAAAACTGATAATCATTACGTTCTGCTTCAAAACAGTAATGCAACCTTGAAATTGTCTCTCACTCATGCACCCGCACTGCCTGAACGGAAGTCCGTTGACACCACAGAGTTACCACCACCTGCAGTGCTGGAGTCCTGAACCAATTAGTGTCATTCGGATACTACAATAGTCCTAGTAAGCaaaaaaacatctaaaatacttatttttccaaACGTTCAAGTTAGATTCATTTTAGGTtatgaatgaaagttgaaaagtCATATAAAAGCGTTCCttatgtccaggtgggaaagggcagtgtggagtgcaatagagattgcatcatctgtggatctgttagggcagtatgcaaattgttgtgggtctagggtttctggtatAATGGTGTTGATGCAAACCATGActggcctttcaaagcacttcatggctacaggcgTGAGtcctacgggttggtagtcatttaggcaggttaccttagtgttcttgggcacagggactatggtggtctgcttgaaacatgtaggtattacagactcagtcagggacaggttgaaaaagtcagtgaagacactttcctgTTGGTCAATGCATGCTCGGAGTATCTgcctggccttgtgaatgttgacctgttaaaaggccttactcacatcggctatggagagcgtgatcacagtcgtctggaacggctgatgctctcatgcatgcttcagtgttgcttgcctcgaagtgagcatagaagtaatttagctcgtctggtaggctcgtgtcactgggcagctcacggctgtgcttccttttgtagtctgtaatagtgtgCGAGCTCTGCCACatccttgtaagcaggaatcatgaggatagaattatggtcagatttgccaaatagagggcgagggagagctttgtacacgtctctgtgtgtggagtaaaggtgatctagattAGTTTTATTTGCAtccgtgacatgctggtagaaatggggcaaaacagattttagctttcctgcattaaagtttccggccactaggagtggatgagcattttcttgtttgcttatggccttatagagctCATTGGTGATAAATAGACAGcaatgaaaaatatagatgaaaactctcttggtaaatagtgtggtctaaggcttatcatgagatactgtaCCTCATGCAAGCAAAACCTTTAGAATTCTTTAAtattagatttcatgcaccagctgttgtttacaaatatacacagacaccaccccttgtcttacaaAAGGCAGATGTTCCATCTTGCCGATGCAGCGCAAACCCTGCCAGCTGTATGCTATctatgtcatcgttcagccacgactcggtgaaacataagacatTACAGTTTATTTGTGATCGTAGCTCGTCTATTTTGtcatccaatgattgtacgttggctaataggactgaggGTAGAAGCAGATTACCCACAAtgccaaaaaaacacacaatagcacaattggttaggaaaccataaaacagcagccatctaCTCCGGAGCCAttctaatccattttaaattaagTAACAACATTCTAACCATGTTTAGTGTTGCCTAGTCCAAATTTGAAATGATTCCACTATTTTGTATCAGTTTGCATCAATTTCAATGAGGGACTTTTATGTTGAGGGAGAAACGCAATTGTGGCTAATCGCTATtctggctagcttcacatagctAGGG
This is a stretch of genomic DNA from Oncorhynchus mykiss isolate Arlee chromosome 7, USDA_OmykA_1.1, whole genome shotgun sequence. It encodes these proteins:
- the LOC110519534 gene encoding zinc finger protein 501-like isoform X1 is translated as MSEAGNINSEDKPNLQSLGPNGDSGAQFVLQDPEMASVKLEDCSQTLELNVNIKDEEEEEKIRKSVYDGDHVETFSTSREQQQEDHRANRSHHCPHCEEIFPILSKLKIHLQIHTGENLYSCTDCGKSFTTSQALTVHRRVHTGEKPYSCSDCGESFSHQSNLKTHQRIHTGEKPYSCSDCGESFSQQSSLKTHQLMHTGEKPYSCSDCGNSFTSSSSLKKHQRVHTGEKPYSCSDCGAIFSQQSSLKSHQLIHTGEKHYFCSDCGKCFTRSVELRVHRRTHTGEKPYCCSDCGKSFSQQGHLICHQRIHTGEKPYYCSECGMNFFQQSGLKSHQRIHTGEKPYACSDCGKSFSNQSNLKTHQRIHKGEKPYSCSDCGKCFTTSTELKVHQRRHTGEKPYFCSDCGKSFTRLATLKTHQCIHKGEKPHHFSQTS
- the LOC110519534 gene encoding zinc finger protein 501-like isoform X2, whose amino-acid sequence is MSEAGNIKSEDKPNLQSLGPDGDSGAQFALQDPEMASVKLEDCSQTLELNVNMKDEEEEEKIGESVYDGDHVETFSTSREQQQEDHRANRSHHCPHCEEIFPILSKLKIHLQIHTGENLYSCTDCGKSFTTSQALTVHRRVHTGEKPYSCSDCGESFSHQSNLKTHQRIHTGEKPYSCSDCGESFSQQSSLKTHQLMHTGEKPYSCSDCGNSFTSSSSLKKHQRVHTGEKPYSCSDCGAIFSQQSSLKSHQLIHTGEKHYFCSDCGKCFTRSVELRVHRRTHTGEKPYCCSDCGKSFSQQGHLICHQRIHTGEKPYYCSECGMNFFQQSGLKSHQRIHTGEKPYACSDCGKSFSNQSNLKTHQRIHKGEKPYSCSDCGKCFTTSTELKVHQRRHTGEKPYFCSDCGKSFTRLATLKTHQCIHKGEKPHHFSQTS